A region from the Triticum aestivum cultivar Chinese Spring chromosome 3D, IWGSC CS RefSeq v2.1, whole genome shotgun sequence genome encodes:
- the LOC123076135 gene encoding momilactone A synthase-like, with translation MQLQWGEPSCCAAVVAGLIGQCGYSTALSSQRLARKVAVITGAASGIGKATMVEFVRNGAKVVLADVQDDLGRALAAELCADSTSYSRCDVNDEAQVAAVIDLDVACHGKLDIMLNNTGIMGSLAQPELGALDLADFDAVIAINNWASWPGSSTWPAPWRRAARAVSSARPASPLEQRAMPCVANGLSFFLEKTVYTRIRWWRGGFPVG, from the exons ATGCAG TTGCAGTGGGGAGAGCCGTCGTGCTGCGCCGCGGTGGTGGCTGGCCTCATCGGCCAATGCGGCTACTCCACTGCCTTGAGCTCCCAGAGGTTGGCCAGGAAGGTGGCCGTGATCACCGGCGCCGCTAGCGGCATTGGCAAGGCGACAATGGTGGAGTTCGTCAGGAACGGCGCCAAGGTCGTCCTCGCAGACGTCCAGGACGATCTGGGCCGTGCCCTGGCGGCTGAGCTCTGCGCCGACTCCACGTCGTACAGCCGCTGCGACGTCAACGACGAGGCGCAGGTCGCCGCGGTGATCGACCTTGATGTGGCCTGCCACGGCAAGCTGGACATCATGCTCAACAACACCGGCATCATGGGCTCGTTGGCGCAGCCCGAGCTGGGCGCGCTTGACCTCGCGGACTTCGACGCCGTCATAGCGATCAACAACTGGGCGTCATGGCCGGGGTCAAGCACGTGGCCTGCGCCATGGCGCCGCGCCGCACGGGCAGTATCATCTGCACGGCCAGCATCGCCGCTGGAGCAGCGAGCCATGCCCTGCGTCGCCAATGGTTTGTCTTTTTTTCTGGAGAAGACAGTGTACACGAGGATACGTTGGTGGCGAGGTGGGTTCCCGGTGGGCTAA